The Heyndrickxia vini genome contains a region encoding:
- a CDS encoding YfhE family protein yields the protein MSKDKRVKEKSNLRSMQAVTYAHEFKMADRAGGYEQKRKS from the coding sequence ATGTCAAAGGATAAACGTGTGAAAGAGAAAAGCAATTTGCGCAGCATGCAAGCGGTAACTTATGCACATGAATTTAAGATGGCAGATCGTGCTGGAGGGTATGAACAAAAGCGTAAATCTTGA
- a CDS encoding YfhH family protein codes for MTEYELKQEIAAITEKARKAEQLGIVNEFAVLERKAIMAKAYLLNPKDFKPGEMYEIEGDPGVYFKIDYLNGVFAWGYRLGGEKEEEALPISVLKKLK; via the coding sequence ATGACTGAATATGAATTGAAGCAAGAAATTGCCGCGATAACCGAAAAGGCACGGAAAGCTGAACAGCTCGGGATCGTCAATGAATTTGCAGTGTTAGAGAGAAAAGCAATCATGGCAAAAGCCTATTTGCTAAATCCTAAAGATTTTAAACCAGGTGAAATGTATGAAATCGAAGGGGATCCTGGTGTTTATTTTAAAATAGATTATTTGAATGGTGTATTTGCTTGGGGATATCGCCTAGGCGGTGAAAAGGAAGAGGAAGCACTGCCAATATCGGTGTTGAAAAAGCTAAAATAA
- the recX gene encoding recombination regulator RecX, with protein MPIITKISIQKNNSERYNIFLDGEYAFSVDEEVLARFQLTKGKELSDLDISEIDYEDDIRKGVNTAIHYLSYRMRSEKEVRDYLKQKEINEMVIQEVIHKLYNLKYLNDLEFAVAYVRTQMNTTKKGPGTIKMELYEKGISDNQIDQALQEYSKEQQIDHAKALLEKTIKQNKKLSEKSLKQKLDQTLLRKGFDIDTIHLAMDEIDFKKDESEEWNAIVVQGEKAHRKLQKYSGYEYEQKMKQTLYRKGFPIELIEKFLQEYSL; from the coding sequence ATGCCGATAATAACGAAAATTTCTATCCAAAAAAATAATAGTGAACGGTACAATATTTTTCTCGATGGCGAATATGCGTTTAGTGTGGACGAAGAGGTGCTCGCGCGTTTTCAATTAACGAAAGGCAAAGAATTATCTGACCTTGACATTTCAGAAATTGATTATGAAGATGATATTCGAAAAGGTGTAAATACAGCGATACACTATCTTTCTTATCGGATGCGATCTGAAAAGGAAGTAAGAGATTATTTGAAGCAAAAAGAGATCAATGAAATGGTCATCCAAGAAGTTATACATAAGCTTTATAATTTGAAGTATTTAAATGATCTTGAATTTGCTGTTGCATATGTGAGAACACAAATGAATACAACGAAAAAAGGGCCAGGCACGATTAAAATGGAATTATACGAAAAAGGAATAAGTGATAACCAAATTGATCAAGCATTACAGGAATATTCGAAAGAACAGCAAATTGACCACGCAAAGGCATTACTTGAAAAAACAATCAAGCAAAACAAAAAGCTTTCTGAAAAAAGTTTAAAACAAAAACTGGACCAAACTTTATTACGAAAAGGCTTTGATATCGATACCATTCATTTAGCGATGGACGAAATTGATTTTAAAAAAGATGAATCTGAAGAGTGGAATGCTATTGTTGTGCAAGGGGAGAAAGCACATAGAAAACTGCAAAAATATAGTGGCTATGAGTATGAGCAAAAAATGAAGCAAACCTTGTATCGAAAAGGATTCCCAATAGAACTAATCGAGAAATTTCTTCAAGAATATAGTCTATAG
- a CDS encoding phosphoribosylanthranilate isomerase encodes MKVKICGITNMESARVAVDAGADFLGFVFAESRRKISPAVAKQIADQVPTHVKKVGVFVNESPEIINEISQYVGLDFIQLHGDETPEIASSLNRPIIKAWSIQDKIDPTTFSCKYYLIDSPKGAYRGGNGIAFDWSLLQNLPIQKEKLILAGGLNAENVASAIHSVHPAIIDVSSGVETNGQKDPIKIDAFVKIAKQAFQTLKESVER; translated from the coding sequence ATGAAAGTGAAAATTTGCGGCATTACCAATATGGAGTCAGCAAGGGTAGCAGTCGATGCTGGTGCTGATTTTCTTGGTTTTGTATTTGCGGAAAGTCGAAGGAAGATATCTCCCGCTGTTGCTAAACAGATTGCCGATCAAGTTCCTACTCATGTGAAAAAAGTAGGTGTGTTTGTGAATGAATCACCCGAAATAATAAACGAGATTAGTCAGTACGTCGGGCTTGATTTTATTCAATTACATGGGGATGAAACACCGGAAATTGCTTCATCATTAAACCGTCCAATTATTAAAGCCTGGTCTATCCAAGATAAGATTGATCCAACAACATTTTCTTGTAAATATTACTTAATTGATAGCCCAAAGGGAGCGTATCGAGGTGGTAATGGAATCGCGTTTGATTGGTCATTACTGCAAAACCTCCCAATTCAAAAGGAGAAGCTAATTCTTGCAGGTGGACTAAATGCGGAAAACGTTGCATCAGCGATTCATTCCGTTCATCCGGCCATAATCGATGTATCAAGTGGGGTTGAAACGAATGGACAAAAGGATCCAATAAAAATAGATGCATTTGTAAAAATTGCTAAACAAGCATTTCAAACTTTAAAGGAGAGTGTAGAAAGATGA
- the trpE gene encoding anthranilate synthase component I, giving the protein MISKAEYKFIQMNADMLTPIAVFNRLNGKKKFLLESSLKHDGNGRYSFIGMNPYMEFIGESDQVFVSKRNKTVKTEKGKPLDLLKKYIPKLEQFPLDFPFFGGGIGFIGYDAVRQYENIGPDLEDEQQLPDVHFMFYQDVIIFDHKTQMMFIVSLNLNGDRTENDLIEKITEIKESLSTKEQHYMYDLTNDPITFKPLMEREDFIKKVQIAQEFIREGDIFQIVLSQKMKGRMESDPFQFYRKLRNANPSPYMFYIDFEEYVLLGASPESLIKTVGSELITNPIAGTRPRGNTKAEDSNYEKELLEDEKELAEHRMLVDLSRNDIGRVCEPGSITIPKYMVIEKYQHVMHIVSEVKGTMRPEFTGIDALKVCLPAGTVSGAPKIRAMQIINELEKQKRGVYAGAIGYINVNGNMDFALAIRTLVIKDNVAYLQAGAGIVHDSIPENEYIETLNKAKSLLEVNKDDHLARQL; this is encoded by the coding sequence ATGATTTCCAAAGCCGAGTATAAATTTATCCAAATGAACGCAGACATGTTAACCCCCATTGCTGTCTTTAATCGCTTAAACGGCAAGAAGAAATTTTTACTAGAAAGCTCACTCAAACATGATGGCAATGGTCGATATTCCTTTATCGGAATGAACCCATACATGGAGTTCATTGGTGAAAGTGACCAAGTATTCGTAAGCAAGCGCAATAAAACAGTAAAAACAGAAAAAGGAAAACCACTGGACCTATTAAAAAAATACATCCCAAAGCTCGAACAATTCCCACTAGATTTCCCCTTTTTTGGCGGAGGAATCGGCTTCATTGGATATGATGCCGTTCGTCAATATGAAAACATTGGCCCGGACTTAGAGGATGAACAACAATTACCTGATGTCCATTTCATGTTTTATCAAGACGTAATCATTTTTGATCACAAAACCCAAATGATGTTTATCGTTTCACTTAACCTTAATGGCGATCGAACAGAAAATGATTTAATTGAAAAAATAACGGAAATAAAAGAGTCCCTTTCTACTAAAGAACAGCATTATATGTACGATTTGACGAATGATCCCATCACATTCAAACCGTTGATGGAAAGAGAGGATTTTATAAAAAAGGTACAAATCGCACAAGAATTTATCCGAGAAGGGGACATTTTTCAAATTGTTTTGTCACAGAAAATGAAAGGAAGGATGGAAAGTGATCCGTTTCAATTTTATCGAAAGCTAAGAAATGCCAATCCTTCGCCATACATGTTTTACATCGACTTTGAAGAATATGTTCTGCTCGGTGCATCACCTGAAAGCTTAATTAAAACCGTTGGTTCGGAATTAATAACAAATCCAATTGCCGGAACAAGACCAAGAGGCAATACAAAAGCGGAAGATTCTAATTATGAAAAAGAGCTGTTAGAAGATGAAAAGGAATTGGCTGAACATCGGATGTTGGTTGATTTAAGCAGGAATGATATTGGTAGAGTTTGTGAACCAGGCAGTATTACAATCCCAAAATACATGGTCATTGAAAAATACCAGCATGTAATGCATATCGTTTCGGAAGTGAAAGGTACGATGAGACCAGAGTTTACAGGCATCGATGCGTTAAAAGTTTGTTTACCAGCTGGAACAGTTTCCGGGGCACCAAAAATTCGTGCGATGCAAATCATTAATGAACTTGAAAAGCAGAAACGTGGCGTTTATGCAGGCGCCATCGGCTATATAAATGTGAATGGAAACATGGATTTCGCACTTGCTATTCGAACATTGGTCATTAAAGATAATGTAGCTTATTTACAGGCCGGAGCAGGGATTGTCCATGACTCCATACCCGAAAATGAATATATCGAGACATTGAATAAGGCAAAGTCACTTCTGGAGGTGAACAAAGATGATCATCTTGCTAGACAATTATGA
- a CDS encoding metal-dependent hydrolase gives MDTGTHLVMGFALGGLATLDPVVADHAINTHSVLFATIIGSQIPDIDTFLKFRNNAVYIRNHRGATHSIPAVILWPLLITACAALFFPGTNLLHLWLWSFLAVFLHVFVDIFNAYGTQAIRPFSSKWVALGIINTFDPFIFIIHVIGLIIWAIGANPGITFIIVYTIVICYYLCRIAEQWAVKKAVLKIVPNAEKVIIAPTMRYFKWRIVAITEKRLFVAKADKREITILDEYDRVPIPENEVINRAKKDKNIAAFLSFSPIFRWELEELENGYEVRFIDLRYRSKGHYPFVAIVQMDEDLVIKGSYTGWIYNKEKLRKKLDVAPR, from the coding sequence TTGGATACTGGAACACACCTTGTCATGGGGTTTGCCCTTGGTGGTCTAGCCACCTTGGACCCCGTTGTTGCCGACCATGCGATTAATACACATAGTGTACTATTTGCAACCATTATCGGTTCGCAAATACCTGATATCGATACATTTTTAAAGTTTCGAAACAATGCGGTTTATATAAGAAATCACCGTGGCGCGACACATTCGATTCCAGCTGTCATATTATGGCCGTTATTAATTACCGCCTGTGCCGCTTTATTTTTTCCGGGAACTAACCTTTTGCATTTATGGTTATGGTCTTTCCTTGCAGTGTTTCTCCATGTATTCGTCGACATTTTCAATGCATATGGAACCCAAGCAATACGTCCGTTTTCATCTAAATGGGTAGCTTTAGGGATTATAAATACGTTTGATCCATTTATCTTCATCATTCACGTTATCGGCCTTATCATTTGGGCTATTGGAGCAAATCCAGGAATAACGTTTATTATCGTCTATACCATTGTCATCTGTTATTATTTATGCCGAATTGCCGAGCAATGGGCCGTTAAAAAGGCTGTTTTAAAAATTGTTCCAAATGCAGAAAAGGTTATAATCGCACCAACAATGAGGTATTTTAAATGGCGAATTGTTGCCATTACCGAGAAACGGCTATTTGTTGCAAAGGCTGACAAACGTGAAATAACGATTCTCGATGAGTACGACCGCGTTCCGATTCCGGAAAATGAAGTGATTAATCGGGCAAAAAAAGACAAAAATATTGCTGCGTTTTTGTCCTTTTCCCCTATTTTCCGTTGGGAGTTGGAGGAACTTGAAAATGGATACGAAGTCCGTTTCATCGATCTGCGCTATCGCAGCAAAGGACATTATCCCTTCGTCGCCATCGTTCAAATGGATGAAGATTTAGTGATTAAAGGTTCCTATACAGGATGGATTTATAATAAAGAAAAACTTAGAAAGAAGTTAGATGTGGCTCCGAGGTAA
- a CDS encoding anthranilate synthase component II: MIILLDNYDSFTYNLFQYLSELGEKVEVFRNDEITIEKLKGMKPEAIVLSPGPGIPERAGICMDVIQAFYQRIPILGVCLGHQAIAAAFGAKIVQAKEIKHGKISRILHCGEGMFQYMTQPLEVMRYHSLVIDKNSLSSDFIIAATSMDDQEIMAIKHESFPLYGVQFHPESIGTKTGKEIIQNFLMEMRKENSYESIS; encoded by the coding sequence ATGATCATCTTGCTAGACAATTATGATTCTTTTACTTATAACCTTTTTCAATATCTTTCGGAGTTAGGTGAAAAGGTAGAAGTATTTCGAAATGATGAAATAACGATTGAGAAACTAAAGGGAATGAAACCAGAGGCGATCGTCCTCTCACCAGGACCTGGTATCCCGGAACGGGCGGGGATCTGTATGGATGTAATCCAAGCTTTTTATCAGCGTATCCCAATCCTTGGTGTTTGTTTAGGACATCAGGCAATTGCTGCCGCGTTTGGAGCAAAGATCGTTCAAGCAAAAGAAATTAAACATGGAAAAATATCAAGAATCCTTCATTGCGGAGAAGGGATGTTTCAATATATGACCCAGCCGCTTGAAGTGATGCGCTATCACTCACTCGTAATTGATAAAAATAGTCTTTCATCTGATTTTATTATTGCAGCTACCTCAATGGATGATCAAGAAATCATGGCGATCAAACATGAAAGTTTTCCGCTGTACGGTGTTCAATTTCACCCTGAATCCATTGGAACAAAAACAGGGAAGGAAATCATTCAGAACTTTTTAATGGAAATGAGAAAGGAGAATTCGTATGAAAGCATATCTTGA
- the trpB gene encoding tryptophan synthase subunit beta encodes MTTYTQPDQKGHYGMFGGRFVPETLMPAVLELEQAYNEAMNDPEFIQQIDYYFQQYIGRETPLYFAENLTKQFGGPKIYLKREDLNHTGAHKINNALGQALLTQRMGKKKVVAETGAGQHGVATATACALLGLECIVFMGTEDIQRQKLNVFRMELLGAEVRSVEQGSGTLKDAVNEALRYWVSHVEDTHYILGSVVGPHPFPQIVRDFQSVIGKETRKQILEQSGLLPDAVVACIGGGSNSMGMFYPFINDEEVKLYGVEAGGSGINTGKHAATLTDGKIGVLHGTMTYLLQDSHGQIEEAHSVSAGLDYPGVGPEHSFLKESGRVNYTSITDKEAIEAFKLLTKSEGIIPALESSHAVAYAAKLAKEMSKEEIMVICLSGRGDKDVEQVKSILGGM; translated from the coding sequence ATGACAACTTATACCCAGCCGGATCAAAAAGGACATTACGGGATGTTCGGAGGAAGATTTGTCCCTGAAACATTAATGCCAGCAGTACTTGAGTTAGAACAAGCCTATAATGAGGCAATGAATGACCCTGAATTTATTCAACAGATTGATTATTATTTCCAACAATACATTGGCAGGGAAACCCCATTATACTTTGCTGAAAATCTGACTAAGCAGTTTGGTGGACCGAAAATCTACTTGAAGCGTGAAGATTTAAATCATACTGGCGCTCATAAAATTAACAATGCTCTCGGGCAAGCACTATTGACCCAACGGATGGGGAAAAAGAAAGTGGTAGCCGAAACGGGTGCCGGACAGCATGGAGTAGCAACTGCAACGGCGTGCGCGCTTCTTGGGTTGGAATGTATCGTATTTATGGGAACAGAAGATATACAAAGGCAGAAGCTAAATGTATTTCGAATGGAACTGCTTGGGGCTGAAGTGAGAAGTGTTGAACAAGGGAGCGGCACATTAAAAGATGCAGTAAACGAAGCACTTCGTTACTGGGTAAGTCATGTAGAAGATACCCACTATATATTAGGCTCTGTCGTAGGTCCACATCCATTTCCGCAAATTGTTCGCGATTTTCAAAGTGTGATTGGGAAAGAAACAAGGAAGCAAATACTCGAACAATCTGGATTGCTTCCTGATGCAGTTGTTGCTTGTATTGGCGGCGGCAGCAACTCAATGGGAATGTTTTATCCTTTTATTAATGATGAAGAGGTCAAACTTTACGGAGTCGAAGCAGGCGGTTCTGGAATCAACACAGGCAAACATGCTGCCACATTAACGGACGGAAAGATTGGGGTACTGCATGGAACAATGACGTATCTGCTTCAAGATTCACATGGTCAGATTGAAGAAGCCCATTCCGTTTCTGCCGGACTTGATTATCCTGGTGTTGGTCCAGAACATAGCTTTTTAAAAGAAAGTGGAAGAGTTAACTATACATCAATTACGGATAAGGAAGCCATTGAAGCATTTAAACTTTTAACAAAATCAGAAGGAATAATACCTGCACTTGAAAGCTCCCATGCTGTTGCATATGCGGCTAAATTAGCAAAAGAAATGTCAAAAGAAGAAATAATGGTCATCTGCTTGTCAGGCAGAGGCGATAAAGATGTTGAACAGGTCAAAAGTATTTTAGGAGGGATGTAA
- the trpA gene encoding tryptophan synthase subunit alpha codes for MGKEKLSQALDNVLANGEKVFVPYIMAGDGGLAILNERIQFFEDAGATALELGIPFSDPVADGPTIQEAGIRSLRAGTTLKGVLDELKKNKNSREIPIVLMTYMNPIFVYGTKEFAADCEQAGVDGIIIPDLPIEEEEIVSGELSGHHIALIRLAALTSSKERIREIAKRTEGFLYAVTVTGITGVRNTYREGIGTYLQEIKRISTAPVLAGFGVSTPEQVCELSQFCDGVVVGSKIIEHLQNNEYEAIRKLINAAKRYETATL; via the coding sequence ATGGGGAAAGAAAAATTAAGTCAAGCTCTAGATAATGTGTTGGCAAACGGTGAAAAAGTATTTGTTCCATATATTATGGCTGGTGATGGGGGATTAGCTATTCTTAATGAAAGGATCCAGTTTTTTGAAGATGCCGGTGCAACTGCGTTAGAATTAGGAATTCCGTTTTCAGATCCCGTTGCAGACGGTCCCACCATACAGGAGGCTGGAATTCGGTCCCTTCGTGCAGGGACGACATTAAAAGGTGTATTGGATGAATTAAAGAAAAATAAAAATAGTAGGGAAATTCCAATCGTATTAATGACTTACATGAATCCAATTTTTGTATACGGAACGAAGGAGTTTGCTGCGGACTGTGAACAAGCCGGGGTTGACGGCATTATTATTCCTGATTTACCGATTGAAGAAGAGGAGATTGTTTCGGGTGAGCTTTCCGGTCATCATATTGCACTCATACGTTTAGCAGCATTAACTAGCTCAAAAGAAAGAATTCGTGAAATCGCAAAACGAACCGAAGGATTTTTATATGCGGTAACAGTTACCGGCATTACAGGGGTTAGAAATACTTATCGTGAAGGTATAGGCACTTATTTACAAGAGATAAAAAGGATTTCCACTGCGCCGGTTTTGGCCGGTTTTGGGGTTTCAACTCCAGAGCAAGTGTGCGAATTAAGTCAGTTCTGTGATGGTGTAGTTGTTGGAAGTAAAATTATTGAACATTTGCAGAACAATGAATATGAAGCGATTCGAAAGTTAATTAATGCTGCGAAAAGATACGAAACAGCTACATTATAA
- a CDS encoding small, acid-soluble spore protein K: MRNKAKGFPYGNDNKFEGEPRAKAEFASKRADGSTNTHPQERMKASSRRDSDV, from the coding sequence ATGCGAAATAAGGCAAAAGGTTTCCCATATGGAAATGACAATAAGTTCGAAGGTGAACCTCGAGCAAAAGCAGAGTTTGCTTCAAAACGTGCAGATGGTTCAACAAATACACATCCACAAGAACGAATGAAAGCATCTAGCCGTAGAGACAGTGATGTTTAA
- the trpD gene encoding anthranilate phosphoribosyltransferase, with amino-acid sequence MKAYLEKMMDQQNLTYEEMTNAADYLFTEDVSESEMGAFLAALKVKGETAEEIAGLVQVIREKSILIGSSVGPVMDNCGTGGDGSQSFNISTTSAFVIAGAGIKIAKHGNRSVSSRTGSADVLENLGVSLNFRAEQIHEILEENGIAFLFAPNLHPSLKRIMKIRRDLKIPTIFNLIGPLTNPIDLETQLLGIYRRDMLEMMASVLHRLGRKRALILNGAGFMDEASLSGENHFVLLDRGDIIPFTLKPEDVGLPYYENCEIRGGDSRENAEILLNVLTGEKGAYRDTVLFNAGLAIFANGLASTVQEGIAIAKESIDSGAALQKLQYLIEYSQRTTEGVM; translated from the coding sequence ATGAAAGCATATCTTGAAAAAATGATGGATCAACAAAATTTAACCTATGAGGAGATGACGAATGCGGCAGATTATTTATTTACTGAAGATGTATCGGAAAGTGAGATGGGTGCATTTTTAGCTGCGTTAAAAGTAAAAGGTGAAACGGCTGAAGAAATAGCTGGTCTCGTTCAAGTAATTCGGGAAAAGTCGATACTGATCGGAAGTAGTGTCGGACCTGTCATGGATAATTGCGGAACAGGGGGAGACGGTTCTCAAAGCTTTAATATTAGTACAACATCCGCATTTGTCATCGCTGGAGCAGGGATTAAGATCGCAAAACATGGAAATCGAAGTGTGTCTAGTCGAACAGGGAGTGCAGATGTATTAGAAAACTTAGGCGTATCGCTGAATTTTCGGGCGGAGCAAATACACGAAATTCTTGAGGAAAATGGAATTGCTTTTTTGTTCGCACCGAATCTCCATCCAAGCTTAAAAAGAATCATGAAAATACGAAGGGATTTAAAGATTCCAACTATCTTTAATTTAATCGGCCCATTAACGAATCCGATTGATCTTGAGACACAGCTATTAGGTATTTATCGTCGCGACATGCTTGAGATGATGGCAAGTGTTCTCCACCGACTTGGTAGAAAGAGAGCGTTAATCTTAAATGGTGCAGGCTTTATGGATGAGGCGTCATTATCAGGAGAAAATCATTTTGTGCTTTTAGATCGTGGAGATATCATTCCATTTACACTAAAACCTGAGGATGTTGGCCTACCATATTATGAGAATTGTGAAATTCGCGGCGGGGATTCAAGAGAGAATGCGGAAATACTTTTGAACGTATTGACAGGTGAAAAGGGGGCTTATCGTGATACGGTTTTATTTAATGCAGGATTAGCTATTTTTGCTAACGGATTAGCGAGTACTGTCCAAGAAGGCATCGCCATCGCAAAGGAAAGCATTGACTCTGGAGCCGCGCTTCAAAAGCTGCAATATTTAATTGAATATAGTCAACGAACAACAGAGGGGGTTATGTAA
- a CDS encoding YfhD family protein, translating to MGRAHKQKTRDKNKAKLPQVPKNLKSDGKDVEFSQELADQADLEAQARSKAAEQRAKNKKK from the coding sequence ATGGGTCGTGCACATAAACAAAAAACTCGTGATAAAAACAAAGCTAAACTTCCTCAAGTACCGAAAAATTTAAAATCAGATGGCAAAGATGTTGAATTTTCCCAAGAGTTAGCAGATCAAGCTGATCTTGAAGCGCAAGCAAGATCGAAAGCTGCTGAACAACGTGCAAAAAATAAAAAGAAATAA
- the trpC gene encoding indole-3-glycerol phosphate synthase TrpC, with the protein MTILDEIITKKVKEVQVLKETYFSKNQDCPKKVGSIFDSFQKSQTMNIIAEIKRASPSKGDILPDVNPAEQAKRYEELGAGAISVLTDEAFFKGSMNDLREVRAAVSLPILCKDFIIDEIQIDRAKDFGANIILLIVAALSKPRLKQLYNYAASLGLDVLVEVHDEIELEAAIELNAKIIGMNNRNLKTFKVDLATTERLASLVVDKHILLIGESGIKGEKDVELMEQAGVKGILVGETLMRSTDLSATFNQLKTPFKSTVKR; encoded by the coding sequence ATGACCATTTTAGATGAAATCATCACGAAAAAAGTAAAAGAGGTCCAAGTTTTAAAGGAAACGTATTTTAGCAAAAATCAAGATTGTCCGAAAAAAGTTGGATCCATTTTCGATTCATTTCAAAAGTCGCAAACGATGAATATCATTGCTGAAATTAAAAGAGCATCCCCATCAAAAGGAGACATTCTTCCGGATGTAAATCCAGCCGAACAAGCGAAACGCTATGAAGAATTAGGCGCAGGTGCTATTTCAGTATTAACCGATGAAGCTTTTTTCAAAGGTTCCATGAACGATTTAAGAGAGGTAAGGGCGGCGGTTTCGTTGCCAATCTTATGTAAGGATTTTATCATCGATGAAATTCAAATTGACAGGGCAAAGGATTTTGGGGCGAATATTATTTTGTTAATTGTTGCGGCATTGTCGAAGCCTCGTTTGAAACAGTTATACAACTATGCAGCATCTTTAGGATTAGATGTTCTCGTGGAGGTTCACGATGAAATTGAGCTGGAAGCAGCCATTGAACTGAATGCTAAGATTATCGGAATGAATAATCGTAACCTGAAAACGTTTAAAGTTGATTTAGCTACTACAGAAAGACTCGCCAGTCTAGTTGTGGATAAACATATTTTATTAATCGGTGAAAGCGGGATTAAAGGGGAAAAAGATGTTGAGCTGATGGAACAAGCTGGTGTAAAGGGCATCCTTGTTGGAGAAACCTTGATGCGATCGACTGATTTATCCGCCACCTTTAATCAACTGAAAACACCATTTAAATCTACGGTAAAAAGGTGA
- the mutY gene encoding A/G-specific adenine glycosylase: protein MAGSIEQLNIKQFQNDLLHWFTNEQRDLPWRKDQDPYKVWVSEIMLQQTRVDTVIPYFNRFIENFPTIEKLAEADEENVLKAWEGLGYYSRVRNLQAAVKEVHESYGGVVPNTPEEIKKLKGVGPYTAGAILSIAYGVPEPAVDGNVMRVLSRILLIWDDIAKASSRKVFEEAVRSIISHENPSYFNQALMELGALICTPTSPSCLLCPVREHCQAFHEGVQDQLPVKTKKKSTRHVELVAAVLKDHQGRYLIHKRPEQGLLANLWEFPTVEKSKLIKPKDILQDFMKHEYDIHIQLDKTSFTAIPHVFSHLTWDIEAYSGTIENEVKEAGNMKLVTAEELTNYAFPVSYQKMWKAYLESVKEN, encoded by the coding sequence ATGGCAGGCAGTATTGAACAGTTAAATATAAAGCAGTTTCAAAATGATTTACTTCATTGGTTTACGAATGAACAAAGGGATCTACCTTGGAGAAAAGATCAGGATCCATATAAGGTATGGGTATCGGAAATCATGCTCCAGCAAACGAGAGTGGATACGGTCATCCCATATTTTAATCGATTTATTGAAAATTTCCCTACAATTGAAAAGTTAGCAGAAGCGGACGAAGAAAATGTTTTAAAAGCTTGGGAGGGGCTTGGATACTATTCCCGAGTTCGAAATTTACAGGCTGCGGTTAAAGAGGTACATGAATCTTATGGCGGAGTTGTACCAAATACACCTGAAGAAATCAAAAAGTTAAAAGGGGTAGGTCCTTACACGGCTGGAGCGATTTTAAGTATTGCCTATGGTGTTCCGGAACCTGCGGTTGATGGAAATGTCATGAGGGTTTTATCAAGAATTTTATTGATATGGGACGATATCGCAAAAGCATCGTCGCGTAAAGTGTTTGAAGAAGCAGTAAGATCGATTATTTCCCATGAAAATCCATCATATTTCAATCAAGCTTTAATGGAACTTGGCGCATTAATTTGTACGCCAACATCACCATCCTGCCTGCTTTGTCCCGTACGAGAACATTGTCAAGCATTTCATGAGGGGGTGCAGGATCAGCTTCCTGTTAAAACAAAGAAAAAAAGCACCCGCCATGTGGAGTTAGTAGCAGCTGTGTTGAAAGATCACCAAGGCAGGTACTTAATTCACAAGCGCCCCGAACAAGGACTACTAGCCAATCTATGGGAATTCCCTACGGTGGAAAAAAGTAAGTTGATTAAACCAAAAGATATTCTGCAAGACTTTATGAAACATGAATATGATATTCACATTCAATTAGATAAGACATCGTTTACTGCAATCCCGCATGTTTTTTCCCATTTAACTTGGGATATTGAAGCCTATTCAGGAACGATAGAGAATGAGGTAAAGGAAGCAGGGAACATGAAATTAGTGACCGCCGAGGAGCTGACAAACTATGCTTTTCCGGTTTCTTATCAAAAAATGTGGAAAGCTTATTTAGAGTCTGTTAAAGAGAACTAG